Below is a genomic region from Ahaetulla prasina isolate Xishuangbanna chromosome 16, ASM2864084v1, whole genome shotgun sequence.
TCCCATTCCCATCATCCCCCATCTCCATGCTGGTGGAGGATGGGCAGGGGAAATCCAGCCCTGAGCCAGGGGTTACTGGACTCCCTCTCCCATCCTCCCCAATAGGGAGGGCCAATGCTGGTGGATGATGGGAGGGAGAGTCCAGCCTCTCCCCGATCAGAGGGTCGGCCGCGCAGATGGGAACTCGAGTCCAGAGAGGGCAAAGAGCCCCGCCTGCGCCTGCGCGCCCGTTGCTAGGCGACGGCTTCCCGACGcgctcttcctcccccctcccgggGAGGCGGCGCCTGCTGATGACGCCATCGCCGCGCGCGCGGCCCTTCCGCCGCCGGCCCGGAGGAAGGGggagtcgccgccgccgccgccgccgccgcccgagTCCGGCCTCCCTCCGTTCGCCGCCATGGCCCGCAGACGCCGACGCCCGGTGAGTCCTCCGACGGCCCCCTTCCCCAGCGCCGGCCCGCACGACAGCCCCGCGAGGTAGGCCGGGCCCAGCAGGTGgggctcttccccccccccccgggcgccGGCTGGCGGGACTGCAGGTCCCATGCTCCCCCGCCGCgtctcttttggggggggaaaaaaccctcccgTGCGAATGAAGAGGCGCAGCCGGGGACCCCTcggcctccccctctcccccgagTCCGGGAAGCGGAGCGGGAGACCCCGGCCGGGTCCAGGCTGGAAGGCCCGAGAGCAGCAGCGGCCGAGATTTGGGCTTCCTctcgggggggttggggggggggcttcgggCTTGAGAGGGCGTCTCTTGAGGGTGGAAGGGGGAATTGGAAGGCCTGAACGGGGAAAAACATCCCAGCCGGATCCTGGGTGCGAATCCTCCCCCAAcggggtgggcggggggggggctttttgcagCCACGGTCCGGGTCAGTGAGTGAGCCCTTTGGGTGGAGAACTGGGAGGCGGTGGGTTCCAGTCCCGCCTTAGTTTGGGAGGCTTTGGTGCCCCCCTTTCTCTTAGCctttgcagggttgttgttgttgttgtggggcaaagaggaggaggaggaggcggaagaagaagaaggagtatACAGTGTTATGGATGTTAGGGGTTGTTTactgaaataataaaaacccgATCTGAAAATGATGCAATGGTATCCAAGCCAGACTAAGGTATCAGGCGGCTTATTCAAAGGGCCCCGTGGAGAACTATTTGCGGAAGGACACGAAGGGCCGAAATGACCTTGGGAGGCAGGAGAAAGAGCTGCGGGGGCTCAGGGGACCACCCTGCGCAAGGGCCTTCCAGCCCACCAAAGGAACACGGGAGGGGAGGAAGCATCTCAGGAGAGTTTTGGGGAAAGCCAaacgggagaggagaggagaagattcCGTTATCATTGCTTTAAAGTAAAGATCAGGTGTTTTTAACACTTGTAGTTGGACTACCTCGCAGGGCTGGCAGTGGGCAGGTGCAGAACCTGCTAGAAAGGAAgaggcccccctcccctcccccttcgctcccatctcttccttccgATTAAATCGCACAGGTCTTTTTCTGCGCCTGGGTGGCCCTCCCTCCCAACTGCCTAGCTGACACGATTCATCCACcttctgatatatatttttttcccaaacCTTGGCCGGTCCTTTGGAACTCCCCGCCACCCAAGAGGGTGGTGACTTAGCCCGAGAGGCTGAACGAGCGACCTTACTTTTGCTTCCGTCTTTCTTTTCCTGACTTTAAAGCATTCTCTAACCTCTGGTCTTATAACTGATTTCCCCTCCAGCTTTTTGCTTTTGAACGGTGgcctccaaacttgacaacttcaagcatggctggctgaggagttctgggagttgaagtccacaagtcttaaagttgccgagtttgGGCTAGAGACTTTTGAGCCAATACATCAATGGCGACAGTGACGTATCTGCAGCTGTTGTGACCTTCCAAATCCCAGTAATGGGATTAATGATTAATCCAGGTTGGTTTCCTGGCGGATCCAGTGCCTGGCAGCCCCGCGGAGAGTATCGGGCGCGCGTCTTCAGCTCGGAGCTGGCTGtccttctctcccttttcctcaacctcgctctccttctcttccttcctgcaGGCAGCTTCTGTCTCAGCACGTCCAGGCCGTGTTCACCCTCCTGGCTCGCTGGCCTCCCCTCCCATCTTCACGGAAGCGGTCGGGGCCGCCCCCTGCCAGCCTGGCTCTCCAGTCCTGTAAAAAGCCGGGTTGCCCGATGCCTGTCATTCCTATCCCACGGCGGGTTCGGTCTTTCCACGGGCCCCACACGACATGCCTGCATTCGGCCTGCGGGCCGGTCCGGACCGCCCCCTTGGTGCGCACCAAGTACAACAACTTTGATATCTACCTGAAATCCCGCTGGATGTACGGGGTGATCCGTTTCCTGCTGTACTTCAGCTGCAGCCT
It encodes:
- the TMEM250 gene encoding transmembrane protein 250 — translated: MARRRRRPVSPPTAPFPSAGPHDSPARQLLSQHVQAVFTLLARWPPLPSSRKRSGPPPASLALQSCKKPGCPMPVIPIPRRVRSFHGPHTTCLHSACGPVRTAPLVRTKYNNFDIYLKSRWMYGVIRFLLYFSCSLFTSVLWVALAVLFCIQYLGIRFFLRFQYKLSITLLLMGRRRVDFSLVNELLIYAIHVTMLLVGGLGWCFMVFVDM